Genomic DNA from Salvia miltiorrhiza cultivar Shanhuang (shh) chromosome 1, IMPLAD_Smil_shh, whole genome shotgun sequence:
tacaagcataaaatgttcttgctttcagtatacaaatccaacatcaGGTGTGAATGCTCTCtggaaatttaattttttttttaacttcatAATATGCCTCAATTAAACCGATTAATCGATCGAATTAACCGATTTTTCgaacaaattcaaaaattaacgTATTAATcgattaatcggttaaccgaaataTTGATCGATTCGATTACCGATAACCAAAATACTTCTTATTCGGATCCGATTAATCAATAAACCAGTTCGATTTTTAACCTAACCGAATCGATTATACCAGCCCTAACTAACCATGAATTACGGTGGAACACCAAAAAATGTAGGGTGATAAAGCCGATGAAAATAAATATCGTCGGCCAGCAACTGCCGATTGTTGAATACATACCATTTTTCAATGACAAAAATTAGAACAGCCAACACCGTACCAGATCAAGGAAATTCGGAGCAGAGCTCTTATTCTTTACAAGATCAAACTTGGGAAAACgtcaaaatataaaagaaaacaccacaagaaataaacaaaacgaGTCATGAAATTCAAGAAGACAAAATGCTAGTTTTTTGTTTATTAGGCTTCTTAACGCATGACTTCACAAATTGCTTCAACCCCTTCTTAGGCGACTTCTTCTCTGCTGAGCCATTCAGCTCTCTGCTCCTCTCACTTTCGAACTCCTCTTCTAGTTGCAAACATACCtaaaaattgtaaaaacaaaGATTTAATAATTTTGGACACTCAGAAATCACAAAATTATTTATCAAAACAACAAtcccttgaaaaaaaaaattatatatatataaactcattTTAAAGTTAAAATATTACTAGTAAAATCACTACTAATTTAAAAAACTTCACTAGGATGAGAGTaggcaattaaattaaaagctAACCTTCAAGATTCGATCCTCGGCGTGAATCAATCTGTCGATCAAGTTGCCCTTCTCTTCGACTTCGATCATCACCTCATTCACCGGCCGACACCGCCGCTCCGGTGAGCACGACGGCTGCCCGTCGCTCGTTAGGGTTCCGCTCGAAGCGTTTGAACTCTTGGGAGAGTGATGATCGCCTCGAATTTCTTCCAACTGTTTCAACTGAATCTAATTTTAGTTTTCGCCCACACACTACACGTAACATGCATGTAAACTAAACCccatactatatatatatggatacaACCTAAACCTCTAAAtactttctttatttataatttgtttATATTTGGAATATCACATGAATGAAGCATATAAACCGAGTTTCATTAATTTTTGTAGGTGAAGATTACATTGATcataatgagagagagagagttacgaTGAGATCAAGTCGATTGAGCCTAGCGAGTATTGGTTCTTCGAAGGCCGACATTTTTTcgttgaaaatgagataaaaagcGCAGATATTGGAAGGAACAATAGCAACAAGATTTTATTCGTAAAGATGGTATGCACGGAattgtacatatatataaatgtgagtggagaagTGATACGTGTAATGGATGATGAGGAGAAGTGGTAGTTTGGTGTATTATCTCTTTATTTGACACGTTACATAACACATGCAGTTCCACTCTCGGAGCCGCCACGTGTCATACCCTCTTTTGCTTTCTCAAATTTTGGATATTATCCGATAAATGAGTGTGTATTTGGGTGAGATGATATTTCCTCGCGTATGACTCACTAGCTATATGGAGTACTATTAATCGTTATCGAAAGAAGCTTCTGTGGGTATATATTGGGTACTGTTTCACCTGAATTGAACTTCTCTAGAGAAAATTATGATTGTTTTATTGAAATTGTTAAAAGTTGATTTTTTTGTGAGAAATTGAATAtaactttgattttttaaattgtaTCTCATTCAATCTCCAACAACGGACGAACGATAAATTTCAAAGATTCCTGGAAGAGAAAATGTCCTACTCAGAATTAAGTGCCCCTCATAGCTTCAgaatcctacttttttttttttttaatcaggAAAAAAAGAATGATATTAAAACtcggtaccagaggtaccaaaggAAGAACAAGTCAACACAAAAAAACAGGAGAAAAAGAAATACAACAGGAATTGAAGGAAAGAACAGCTGCTAATGAAATCTCAAGATCAACCAAAAATATTTGGGTTCCATGAGTGGAAATCCGAGGACGGGATCTCCATCTTGTAAACTTTTGTCCAGCTCCAAAGTCTTTGTTTAATCTCAAACACCATTTTATCTTTATTCCAAGAGCCTTGGTAAAAAATGCACTcctattttatgaaattaacgTTTGTTCAGTTCTGAGAGCACAAATTTGTGTTTATAGTTTCTTTTTAGGGGAATTTGTGTTTATAGTTATTATTAATACAAAGTTTGGGCCTGAGCTTACGATAATATAATCTGCACTATTTTTCTGCAATCGGAGTTAGGAGATTTTGGGCCAGtccaataataaaaaatatagagaataaagatatatcttaaatgaattaatttttatgattaatttaaatcataattaattcataaatttacTCCCTTCTTTCatcccataaaaatatatatgcatAGTATGAgacggcacgaattttaaaaaatcatacaAAGTATAGAGTGAGTGGACAAAAGGTCCCACATTATTTGTGACATTTAGTggaaaaattattactataaatggacTATGGgacgaacaaaaaaaaaactatatatgttttatggGAGTAGTTCATTcaactaaaaaattaatattgacTTGCCCTTTTAATATCAGCGAT
This window encodes:
- the LOC131006946 gene encoding uncharacterized protein LOC131006946 isoform X1 encodes the protein MSAFEEPILARLNRLDLILKQLEEIRGDHHSPKSSNASSGTLTSDGQPSCSPERRCRPVNEVMIEVEEKGNLIDRLIHAEDRILKVCLQLEEEFESERSRELNGSAEKKSPKKGLKQFVKSCVKKPNKQKTSILSS
- the LOC131006946 gene encoding uncharacterized protein LOC131006946 isoform X2; the protein is MSAFEEPILARLNRLDLILEEIRGDHHSPKSSNASSGTLTSDGQPSCSPERRCRPVNEVMIEVEEKGNLIDRLIHAEDRILKVCLQLEEEFESERSRELNGSAEKKSPKKGLKQFVKSCVKKPNKQKTSILSS